DNA sequence from the Phoenix dactylifera cultivar Barhee BC4 unplaced genomic scaffold, palm_55x_up_171113_PBpolish2nd_filt_p 002699F, whole genome shotgun sequence genome:
CGGTGAGctttctttttatgaatttGCTGTGATTGATGCATATAGGTCAGAATGCCTCAACGTCGGGCGAAAAAGACTACTATTGGTGCTACGAATGAGACACCGAACCGGCATGCTGACAGCACACCCCAACGGGCTTACGAGTATTCCTCAGCAGGAGGGAGTCATGAGCCCTCAAACGGGACAGGAACCGGGCTTAAGCCAGGTTATGCAGACCATGGTGGGCCTCATGCAAATGCAACAGCAGGTGCAACAGCAGTTGCTCCAACAAACAAGGCACAGTTGCTCCAGACACAGCCTCAAACAAGGACGAGGGGAACAGTGTGAAAATCGTAGCAGTATAGCTGAATTTAAGAGGCTGGCTCCTCCAGCTTTTCAGGGGACTACAGAACCTTTTGGAAGCAGACAATTGGCTTTACGGAGATGGAAAAAGCATTTGCTGTCTTTAAGATGCCGGGACGATGAAAACTTTTGTTTGCATCATACATGTTGCAGGGAGAAGCATTTAATTGGTGGCAGATGTTGGAGCATAAATTTGAGCATGATGGGGAACCTCTCACTTGGGATAAATTTCGAAAAGCATTCTATGATAAATATTTTCCTCGGAGTGTAAGGACACAGAAGGAACAAGAATTTATCCATTTGAAGCAAAGGGGCATGACAGTGGCCGAATATGAAGCCAAATTCACAGAACTAGCCAAATTTGTTCCGAAATTGGTAGAGGATGAACAAGACCGAGTGCACAAGTTTGAGATGGGATTGAAGACTGAAATTAGGAAGCAAGTGGTACCCTATGAGTTGACTACCTACGCAGCTGTGGTGAATAAAGCTTTAATCATTGAAAGGAAAGTCAACGAAGCTTTTGCTGAAAGGGaaagaaaccaaaagaaaagaaacagaccTGCTGAATTTAAAGGGGGAAACAAGAATTTCAAGAATCCAGCTCAGAAGCCAAATAAAGATAGAAATCTCAAAAATGAGAATGGGAAGTGTTCAAGATGTGGCGGTAATCATGAATTTGCAAATTGTCCTTGGGTTACAGGTTCTTGTTTCATTGCGGACAGAAAGGtcataaaattgcagactgcCCACAAAGAAACGAGAATAAATCTAACGCAGGCGATGGAAGGAAGTCAGAGGCCAAAGACTCAAGGAAGGGTATTTGCACTTACACAGCAGGATGCACAAGCTTCTAATGCAGTGGTGACAGGTACTATTCCTGTATCCAATATTTATGCTTATGTCTTATTTGATCCTGGTGCCACACATTCATTCATATCCTCAAACTTTGTCAAAGTACATGACATATTATGTGAATCTATGACCACTAAGTTCTATGTGGAGACACCAGTAGGCGGTATGTTGAGCACTGATGTTATATGCAAGTCATGTAAAATTGAAATAATAGATAGGGAGTTACCTGTGGATCTGATTGTACTTGATATGTGGGATTTTGATGTCATTCTGGGGATGAATTGGCTTGCTACCTATCATGCCTCAGTAGACTATCATGGCAAGAGGGTAAATTTTCAAATTCCGGGGGAACCGGCATTCAGTTTCTGTGGGAACCAGGGAACTGCTTTTCCTCATATTATCTCGGCTTTGCAAGCTGGACGAATGTTAAGGAAAGGATGCACATGTTATCTGGCCTCAGTAATTGATATACAACTAGATGAACTAAAGATAGAGGATATTCCTATAGTGAATGAATTTTCGGACGTCTTTTCCGAGGAGTTATCAGGattgccaccggacagagaaattgAATTCACTATTGATCTTGTACCCGGTTCAGGTCCGATTTCTAAAGCCCCTTATCGAATGGCCCCTAGCTGAATTAAAAGAATTGAAAGATCAGTTGCAAGATTTACTGGACAAGGGTTTTATACGACCTAGTGTGTCACTTTGGGGAGCTCCAGTGCTCTTTGTGAAAAGAAAGATGGAAGCATGAGActctgcattgactatagagaaTTGAATAAAGTCACTATAAAGAACAAGTACCCTTTGCCTCGAATAGATGATTTATTTGACCAGTTGCAAGGTACAcatgttttctctaagattgatCTCCGCACAGGATATCATCAGCTAAAGATCAAAGCGGAAGATGTACCCAAGACTGCATTCAGAACTCGTTATGGACATTATGAATTCTTGGTGATGCCTTTTGGATTGACGAATGCCCCAGCAGCTTTCATGGACTTAATGAACAGAATATTTAATTTCTAGATCGATTTGTGGTGGTGTTCATAGAtgacattttaatttattcaaaaggaaaagaagaacatgaggaacatTTACGAAGCGTACTTCAACTCTTAAGAAGGGAGAAGCTCTATGCTAAATTAAAGAAGTGTGAGTTTTGGTTGAATGAGATATCGTTTTTGGGGCATATCATATCCGGAGATGGGAATTTCTGTGGATCCAGCAAAAGTGGAAGCTGTAGTACAGTGGAACAGGCCTACTAATGTTTCTGAGATTCGCAGCTTTCTAGGAATGGCAGGCTATTACAGACGATTTATGGAAGGATTTTCCTCTATAGCTATACCTTTGACTCGTTTAACTCAAAAAGGAGATAAGTTTGAATGGACTGAAGAATGTGAACGAGGCTTTCAGGAATTAAAGAGGCGATTGGCTACAGCACCTATTCTTACTATACCTACAGGTGATGATGGATTCACAATTTATAGTGATGCTTCAAGGAAGGGACTCGGCTGTGTTTTGATGCAGCATGGTAAGGTAGTAGCCTATGCCTCTAGACAATTAAAATCTTATGAGCAAAATTATCCTACTCATGATTTGGAGTTAGCAGCTGTGATTTTtgctctcaagatttggagacatCATCTTTACGGAGTACGATGCGAGGTGTTTACAGATCAcaaaagtttgaaatatatatttacCCAGAAGGAATTGAATTTGAGACAAAGAAGATGGCTGGAACTGTTGAAGGACTATGATCTAACGATAAATTATCACCCTGGAAAAGCTAACGTTGTTGCAGATGCCTTGAGCAGAAAGTCAATAGGAAATATGGCTACTTTGATTACTAGccaactacaaattttggaagatgTGAGGAAACTTGAACTAGAAATCCAAGTATCTGGCACAAAGACTCAACTGGCTTATATGCAGGTTCAGCCGACACTCATAGAGAGGATCAAGACAGCTCAGGGTAATGATCCAGCAGTTATTGAAGATTCGGAAGTCAATAGAAGCAGGAGATATATCTGAATTCAGGATTCATGAGGACGGATCTTTGAGGTATCGGAATAGAATTTGTGTACCTATGGATTTAGTAATCAAACAGGAAATTCTTAAAGAAGCCCATCAGTCTGGATATACAGTGCACCCAGGAGGAACTAAGATGTATAGAGATTTAAAGGAATTGTATTGGTGGAACAACATGAAAAGAGAAATTGCTCAATTCGTGGCACAATGTCTAGTATGTCAGCAGGTTAAAGCTGAACACCAAAGACCTGCAGGGCCGCTTCAGCCTCTTGACATTCCAATATGGAAGTGGGAACAAATTTCTATGGATTTTGTGACAGGACTGTCAAAGACTCCCAGTTCTAATGATGCAGTATGGGTGATAGTGGATAGGCTAACCAAATCGGCACACTTTTTACCTATCAAAGTGGGATTCGGTCTGGAAAGGCTAGCTAAATTATACATTAAAGAAATTGTGAGACTGCACGGTATTCCAGTATCCATTGTGTCAGATCGAGATACTAGATTTGTATCAcaattttggaaaagcttgcatAAGGCTTTGGGGacaaaattatgttttagtactGCCTttcaccctcagaccgatggtcAGTCTGAGAGGACCATTCAGATTGTCGAGGATATGTTGAGAGCTTGCGTCATAGATATGAAGGGTTCTTGGGATGAGCATCTACCTCTGATAGAATTTGCATATAACAACAGTTATCAGAGTAGCATACAGATGGCGCCTTATGAAGCTTTATACGGAAGAAAATGTCGTTCGCCAATTTGTTGGGATGATATTGGTGAACGAAAATTGTTGGGCCCTGAACTTGTACAACAGACAGTTGAGAAAATTCAGCTAATCAGAGATCGCCTTCGGACTGCACAAAGTAGACAGAAGAGTTATGCGGATAATAGAAGACGAGAATTAGAATTTCAAGTTGGTGACCATGTATTTCTTAAAATATCACCTACAAAGGGAGTTGCACGATTCGGCATTCGAGGAAAATTGAATCCCAGATTTGTTGGTCCGTTCGAGATCTTAGAAAGAATTGGTAAGGTGGCTTATAGACTTGCCCTGCCGCCTTCTCTGGCTGGTGTACACGATGTTTTCCATGTCTCGATGTTGAAGAAATATATACCAGACCCAAGTAATGTCACGGAGCTTGAGCCTATACAAGTTAGAGAAGATCTATCATATAAGGAGCATCCAGTGCGGATAGTAGACAGAaaagatcaagttttgagacacCGTGTTATACCTTATGTCAAGGTGCAGTGGAGCCATCATTCAGAAAGAGAAGCTACTTGGGAACTGGAAGATGAGATGAAGCAGAAATACCCTCAACTTTTTGAAACTACAGGTACGGAAATTTCGGGGACgaaaattttttttaggagggtGGGATGTAAGAACccggaactgggcccggtccactcgaccggcccagtcccaaaTCTTGGCCTCACGTGCAATGCACGTGAGGCAGCGGGATGGAAcctccatcccgaagaagaaggaggagccctgttttagggcttccttctccttcctctcctcctttgagcccacCGAAGGAGAGCCGCCGCACGCAAAGGGGGGGAGGGTCTTCTTCATGTGGccaccgagagagagggagagagagagagagagagggagagagggagagagagaggagccacGGCACCGGGTGGCGGgtggtctccttcttcttttccgtCGGAGAGGGGGAGGCGCCGGTCTTTGTCGGGGCTGGGGTAAGAATCTctcaccttcttctccttttcttctgaaGCTTGGCCACGATGTGTGGTGGGTTGGGGCCGGCCGATCGCCGGATTTGGCTCCAAAACGGCTGCCCTAGCCGTCGGCGTGTTCGCCGCCGCCAGTCGCCGGGGGTGGCCGGGCTTGCTCTGCCACCTCCTGCCGCTGCCAAGGCCGGCCACCACGGCCGCCCTTGGGCccgaccgagagggaagaagaagggggggcgggggctcacgggtcccctgtctcgccgaagaagaagaggggattcgggagaagaggggaaaagaaaaaggaaagaagaaggaaaaaaaagaaaaggaaaaagaaaaaaaaagaaataaataactaaaaggagggtggtttacgggtatgaacccggatccgaacccgaacccggggtgctagacacttcggcagggtcggccctgggagaatgttaaaatttaggtttttatatatatattgtgatgaattttaaaagaaaatatggttttgaatattaggtgctgcgagggatttgcagaattaattggatttgttgtggatcgcgttcgcaaggtaagtgatgtaacctctttactagatttatcggcaaagtaaatatctgttttacgaatcgaattattcgtgatttcgaatttgatgcatggattatatgtgtatttttagaatattatatGATTATGATTGAACGTATTTGCTTCTGATTTGAATTGTGTTTAATTGCTCTGACATTGTACCTTTTGGTTtggaacactaaacataatgtaagaaaaaattatgatttgaaatagattcagacttgcagtcgggctatgttgaggaccctgccaatgggggctaatatattggtaccgcaagatgaatagtcggtgatatgaccctaccacagggaacatgtggtcatagatcctggctgttgagttgaatctgataaattgaaagaaattaagatatgaacgacatttggttttgatattgtatgatttttcttatatataactaaaatatgaaataaagaacaaactgaactatcgacctggctatgttgaggaccccgccaatgggggcagatacgttggcaattgactgtcctgaagaactcaccgcaagaagattagtcggtgttgatgaccctgccacagggaacatgtggtcatagtccaggatcgacatgataaattgaatatgtgaaagaatcttgaaaccgcgaaaagaatcttatgaattcaagaaatatttgacttatactttggaactgcatatttatttattttccacatattattgcttgatttatctagctagagtgttcattacttactgggctgtctagctcattataccatctcttgttgttttacagatttcgagaactagtctattggggattcaaattgggagagcgactagaaagattgtggcacaagttatcttagattagggttatttaagttgatttgttattatggacAGTTATTATGATTGGTgaacttttattattttaagaactaggtttctgcatgttggtaaatgattattccgctgcatattTAGACTTGTAAGAcattatgacttgagttagtcaatggaataagatttcaatttattctgttaaattattttggaatttcataattgaggtgtttgatttagatgccttgcatgctcgtggggagagtttcctacgggtgtgcggcggttggcgcgacccccggcCCGCGATCTCGGGACGGGGGCGTGACATGTAGATACCTCATGGCATCCTCTCCCAAGTTCCTTATGCCTAATTAATAAGTAATCAAGTACTAAAACTATACTCCATGGCTTTAATTGGTCTACTTCTATCTAACCAACTCTTTCTAGTTCAATTGAGCTTTAATTGATTCAAGGTCCTAACATATATCGCCTTCAATTGATCAACTACAACTTTGATTCCATCTAATTGAGTCCAATTGCACCAGTTTATTGATTTTTCCAAAACTCGAACCAAAATCCCACTCTCTAGCCCAATTCATCCCATAAGTTCCTTTTAAAAATTAGTTAACCTTCCTTCAACCTACATTCAATCTCAAAGGACCATTCCAAACTTCAGTGGAGCAAAAACTCaccaattttttaaatttttttgaatcaaatgACCTATTTCTTTGGTTTTATTTTGCTTGGTTCACAAATTTGACTCCAATTCTCCCCCAATTGACACTTATTTTTACTAGCCTTCTATCCTAACTAATATCCTACTAGACTAGCTACATATAATTATTACCTATTTTGATTGGATTTCTATACTTGCAAATTGATTGCACCAACCTAGTTCCACTCTTGATATCCCCTCAAATATGAGCTATGAACGGGCTCAAATGGACCTCTCTTATAGTCAAGATATTCTCCTCAAAAATCAatctaaaaatattgaaaactgttgcccagctatgcagcccaagaggggaggggggtgaattgggattTTCAAAATCTTTTGCTAAATCCAGTGGACCAGTGGAATTAAATACTTGATAGAACAAGATAACATTAGCAGTAAACTAATAAGTAGATATGCTAAAGATAAAAGCAAGTAAAACAAACAAcacaaacataaaaaaattatagtggttcagtgccaaTTTTGCACCTTCATCCACTCTTTTAGACTTCTTTTttaggaatttcactataatataTAGCCCAAATTACATCCCAATTATTTTTTGGATTCACAACCAAATCCAGTTGATTTTTTAGGTCAATCAACCAAAACCGACAATCGATTATTTtctaggctcacaaacaaccgaACTGATTTTTTAGGCAATCAACCAAAATCTTCACAATCTAATTTCAGGTTTGGATAGACCTTTTCCCCAAGTTTCAATCTCTGAAACTTGTCCCAACAAATTATGAATGAATTTAAGCATAAATAGTATAGCTCCTAAACAATgaatatgaaaagaataaatGGAGCTTGATTGTGGTGGTTGGTTTTTATTTCTCTTGAAGGCACTTCATGAACTTCTCAGATTTTGAAGATGTGATCTTTCAGCTGGTAATCAAAGAtcttaaataatttgcttgctgAAGCTCTCTCTTGTTCTTTCACTTTTCTTACTCTGATAGATATTTCTTTGTGGTGCTTGAGCTCTACTCTTTTTCTTTAATGTTTCCATACATTTGTACTCTTTGGAGAAGGTTGGATCACTTTTGTAgccattaaatatttaatagagcCATTGTGATATAAAAATAGTCGTTTACACTCGTAGAAAAACTAATCATTACCGTTGTCAGGCCTAAAGAGGTCAACTCGCCATTTTTTAGGGTTGACTCGTGATTTTTATGAGTCGTCTCGAGTTTGCCTCTACTTCTGCTGTGCTTTGTCCTTCGTCTATAGCACTTGTAAAGTTGGCTCTCTCGATTTAAGGAGTCGACTCATCAAATGACTGGGGTTGACTCGTTGCTTTCAAAGGCCGACTCTTCAACAGATTAACTTTTACTACTTTCAGTCTTTCCACTGTGGTTATTTTAGGGTAGACTCATCTTTTTCCAGGTCGACTCTTGTTtgtctggagtcggctcatgaatTTCATGGATCGACTTGTCAAAGCGATGATATTCTCAgctctctattttttctttgagaCTGTTGTAGGGTCGATTCACGatctgttggagtcgactcgtgaaagaGCATCAATCAGTGACAGTGTATCGGGGTCGACTTGTTGCAAGCTTGGGATTGACTCTTGAGATAGCTCAAGATGAAATTTTCTATCTTGTGTGTAAGCTTCCAAAGAATGTTTTTATGGTGTTTTGGAGTTAACTTCTTGATATGGAGCTTCAGATGGATGATCTTCTTTTGAGAATAGTTGAaagctttcttctttgttttctaaAATTTAATACTTAAACTCAAAGCAAATGGATTAGTCAACTTTTGACCCAACTGTTTTACATCATCATAATCAACCCTTTAGGATCaacaatttttctctttttgatgatgacaaaatccttgagttctaaaataaaatgatataaTCAATGGGAAGAGAATGTTTTTACAAAATTCAGATTGAAGAATAAACTTGAATACATCTGAATTTAAGTTTACAAAATTTATgagtaaaaaataattttatattgctTGATATTATTCACTGTTTATGCTTGGGTAAAGTTACTTTGACTGTAATATGAATAATTCTCCTCCTTTTTAATTTAATGACAAGACTATTTAAGaatgattttaaaatcattTGCAGAGATTTTCAATTTGCTTTAAACTTTTATCTTAAACATCTTTCTCATTTTTCATTGCTCCCTTTTTCTTAAATTTACTTGCTTCTCTTGTTTTCCTCATTAAGCTTTTATCATTTTCAtcttttccatttttctttctcccctttttctttcttcctcattAAATTTAATGGCACCAGTTCCTAGAAAAACCAGGATAATCATGAGAAATATGTAAGCGTTCAGACTATTGCAGCATATCACATAAATAGATAGATAAGAATTAGTCATTTCAACTTAAATATTCATCAAAGAAAATTGCCAAAAAGATCAGCACAAGTCTCTTGGACCAAGAGAGTTCAAGTACTAGATAGGATAGTGACAAGTGTCAAATAGGAAGGCACATAAGAAGATTTAAACATTGATCAAAGGTAATTATGATGTCTAGTCTTCGACTGAAGAAAAAGAGACATCCAAATAAGTCGACATGCTTGAAGATGCACCAGCTTGGTGACTTCTAGTTTTGCTAAAAGGTCCAACACTAGTGAAAAACTGAAAAGGTTTATCTAATTATCCCCTCTACTTGTGATCTCGACCATAGCCAAATACTATGCAACCTGtaactttgaaaaataaaagaaagagaaagggggTGTCAGCTTTACATCCTAATAAGAATACCAAATAGCTACAccataagtaataaaaaaataatcaattaggaGTACTAGATATAATGAATATTGTATCAATACTCGGAAAGCTTATACAAATAATAGGcacatcatcattttatcataaggtgcgcgcgcgcgcgcgcacacacacacatatatatattcaaTTGTTCAACAATAATTTCTTATGTCATTTCATATGTTTCTCATTAAAAttgatttctatttttcttgttAATTATCTTCCAGTTGTAGACTAACTAAGATCATGACCCAGTTTAAGACTGATACAATCCCATATGTTAGCCTGTGCTCGTTATCCCATGCAATAGCTCGTGGAAGTCACATGCATCAGCCCATGATCGCTATACCATGCTAAGCTTGTGAAGGCTattccacgcataagctcgtggaggcCCCATACGTCAACCAATGGTCACTATACCATGCTTAAGCTTGTGGAGGTTGTCCCatgcataagctcgtggaggctatccctaTGCGTCAGTCTATGGGCTCTATGACATAGTTAGTCTACACCATATCTTATCCATCTAATTTATATGTTACTCTTATCAAATCAATTACCACTTATACAATAAATTTCTCTCAAAATCAAGGTATCTTTATTCACATAATCATGTTCTCAATATCTAATATATACAATAACCATACAAATATATTTATACAGAAAATTATACAAAAGTATATCGTTGGATGCCAAATCGATACAAATCTCACAATGCAAATCCAATGATCtaaaccaatatatatatatatatatgtgtgtgtgtgtgtatatatatatatatgtatgtatatatatatgtatgtatatatatgtatgtatgtatatatatgtatg
Encoded proteins:
- the LOC120109760 gene encoding uncharacterized protein LOC120109760; protein product: MLEHKFEHDGEPLTWDKFRKAFYDKYFPRSVRTQKEQEFIHLKQRGMTVAEYEAKFTELAKFVPKLVEDEQDRVHKFEMGLKTEIRKQVVPYELTTYAAVVNKALIIERKVNEAFAERERNQKKRNRPAEFKGGNKNFKNPAQKPNKDRNLKNENGKCSRCGGNHEFANCPWVTGSCFIADRKVIKLQTAHKETRINLTQAMEGSQRPKTQGRVFALTQQDAQASNAVVTGTIPVSNIYAYVLFDPGATHSFISSNFVKVHDILCESMTTKFYVETPVGGMLSTDVICKSCKIEIIDRELPVDLIVLDMWDFDVILGMNWLATYHASVDYHGKRVNFQIPGEPAFSFCGNQGTAFPHIISALQAGRMLRKGCTCYLASVIDIQLDELKIEDIPIVNEFSDVFSEELSGLPPDREIEFTIDLVPGSGPISKAPYRMAPS